A DNA window from Kiritimatiellia bacterium contains the following coding sequences:
- the tkt gene encoding transketolase, with product MNLELAANTIRVLTVDAVQKANSGHPGMPMGTADFAAVLFLKHLKHFPQDKDWPDRDRFILSPGHGSMLLYSLLHLSGYDLKLDELKSFRQWNSRTPGHPEYGLTPGVETSTGPLGQGCANAVGMALAEAMLAEQFNAGSEKIVDHYTYGICSDGDLMEGISHEAFSLAGHLGLHKLIFFYDCNRITIEGSTALAYSDDVRKRFEGYHWNVLEIDGHDYAAIDRALTQARQEKSRPTLIIGRTVIAKGSPHMAGNAEAHGAPLGSEEVKAVKINLGFSPDREFAVPDEVYAAFAARSEELNAVYRQWRDDFENYRRNNPAGAKLWDEAHNLAVPEKLEKCLPMFDVSKPLATRSASHKIIQSLAKAMPCLAGGSADLAPSTRTIIDGAGDVGPKAFAGRNFHFGIREHAMGAMLNGMALHNGLRVYGATFFVFSDYFRPAIRMACIMKLPVIYVLTHDSFYVGEDGPSHEPVEHIMALRLLPNMTVIRPADPTETGAAWIAALKNTRGPTAILLTRQNVPVLDRAQLPPASRVEQGAYTLWQSAGGRPQFIIIATGSEVQLALDAARALAQAKQGLIIRVVSMPSWELFELQPEKYRRKVLPPACKRRLVLEAGRAAGWEKYAGPKGRVFGLEQFGASAPYKILAKEYGFTTENIVRIAGEMTAG from the coding sequence ATGAATCTGGAGCTCGCCGCCAACACAATCCGCGTTTTAACCGTTGATGCCGTTCAAAAGGCCAATTCCGGCCATCCGGGCATGCCGATGGGCACCGCCGATTTTGCCGCGGTGCTTTTTCTGAAACATCTTAAACACTTTCCGCAGGACAAAGACTGGCCCGACCGCGACCGGTTTATCCTTTCGCCGGGCCACGGCAGCATGCTGCTCTACAGCCTGCTGCACCTCTCGGGATATGATTTGAAGCTGGATGAATTGAAATCATTCCGGCAGTGGAACAGCCGCACCCCGGGTCATCCCGAATACGGCTTGACGCCGGGCGTTGAAACCAGCACCGGGCCGCTCGGCCAGGGCTGCGCCAATGCCGTTGGCATGGCGCTCGCGGAGGCAATGCTGGCCGAACAGTTCAATGCCGGTTCCGAAAAAATAGTTGATCATTATACCTATGGAATCTGCAGCGACGGCGACCTGATGGAGGGAATTTCGCACGAGGCTTTTTCCCTGGCCGGACATCTCGGTCTGCACAAGCTTATTTTCTTTTATGACTGCAACCGCATCACCATTGAGGGATCAACCGCGCTGGCCTACAGCGACGATGTCCGCAAGCGGTTTGAAGGCTATCACTGGAACGTTCTGGAAATAGACGGGCACGACTATGCCGCCATTGACCGGGCTTTGACACAGGCCCGGCAGGAGAAGAGCCGTCCGACCCTGATTATCGGCCGCACGGTTATCGCGAAAGGCAGTCCGCACATGGCCGGTAACGCCGAGGCCCACGGCGCCCCGCTGGGAAGCGAGGAGGTCAAGGCCGTAAAAATCAATCTCGGTTTTTCGCCCGACCGGGAATTCGCCGTGCCGGACGAGGTTTACGCCGCCTTTGCGGCCCGGTCCGAAGAATTGAATGCTGTCTACCGGCAATGGCGGGATGATTTTGAAAACTACCGCCGGAATAATCCCGCCGGGGCGAAGCTCTGGGATGAGGCCCATAACCTGGCTGTGCCGGAAAAACTTGAAAAATGCCTGCCGATGTTTGATGTTTCCAAGCCCCTTGCCACCCGGAGCGCCTCGCATAAAATCATTCAGAGTCTGGCCAAAGCCATGCCTTGCCTGGCGGGTGGCTCGGCCGACCTTGCGCCCAGCACGCGCACCATTATTGACGGGGCCGGGGACGTCGGGCCGAAGGCGTTTGCCGGGCGCAATTTTCATTTCGGCATTCGGGAACACGCCATGGGCGCCATGTTGAACGGCATGGCGCTTCACAATGGGCTGCGCGTCTATGGCGCCACTTTTTTTGTGTTTTCCGACTATTTTCGCCCTGCCATTCGCATGGCCTGTATTATGAAATTGCCGGTGATTTATGTGCTGACCCACGACAGTTTTTACGTCGGCGAGGACGGGCCTTCGCATGAACCGGTGGAGCACATCATGGCCTTGCGGCTTCTGCCGAATATGACCGTTATCCGGCCGGCGGATCCGACCGAAACCGGCGCGGCCTGGATTGCGGCCTTGAAGAACACCCGGGGTCCGACCGCCATACTGCTGACCCGCCAGAATGTGCCCGTTCTGGACCGCGCGCAGCTGCCGCCGGCTTCCAGGGTTGAGCAGGGGGCTTACACTTTATGGCAGAGCGCCGGCGGCCGGCCGCAGTTCATTATTATTGCCACCGGTTCGGAAGTGCAGTTGGCTCTGGATGCGGCGCGCGCGCTGGCGCAGGCGAAGCAAGGTTTGATAATACGCGTGGTCAGCATGCCGTCCTGGGAGTTGTTTGAGCTTCAGCCTGAGAAATACCGGCGCAAGGTTCTGCCGCCGGCGTGCAAGCGCCGCCTGGTGCTGGAAGCCGGCCGCGCGGCCGGCTGGGAGAAATACGCCGGCCCCAAGGGACGCGTGTTCGGTCTGGAACAATTCGGCGCTTCCGCGCCCTATAAGATTCTGGCAAAGGAATACGGCTTCACGACCGAAAACATCGTGCGCATCGCCGGGGAAATGACAGCAGGATAA